In the genome of Lathyrus oleraceus cultivar Zhongwan6 chromosome 4, CAAS_Psat_ZW6_1.0, whole genome shotgun sequence, the window TAGAAGTTGCAAAATACAAGTAATGGAAGCAAATAAACTAACTAGATATCCACCTTAAaagtgaccccttgagacttgcggAGAGCCTTAATATCGGTGATGAGTTCAGCCATTGTTCTTTTGCAGAACTTGACGAAGTGGTAGACCTCTTCGGGGGTATTATCTGGGCACGTGGTCAGATCCGCCTCCTTCAACTTGTCGGGAAAGTCTTTAAGGGCATAGTTAGTTAATACCGTCATGTTGGTATACTTTCCCTTCCATTCTTCGTAAAGGGATTGGAGATTATGGATGATCTCGTCCCTTTGAGCAATGGCAGCTTCGAATCCATGGCAACGCTCCTCTCAATGTTTGCATTTGTTTTGCAATTCTACATAGGCTTGGTCATAGATTCCCCTCTTCAAGTTCTTGATTTGCTCGCAAGCTCGTCCAAGGTTGAACTGCTGACGCATGAAGCTTCGGTGAATCTTTTCTTTCTCTAGTTGCTCCTTGGCTAGAAAGTCCTTATACTCTTTTAGAGTGGTCCTTAGTTCGAAAATTTGGGCCTCGTAATCTTCCCTCGCTTCTTTCTTCATGACATTAGACCTCTCGATAGTATTTTCAAGGTCCTTGATGATTCGGGACGCTCGATCCAACTCTTCGTTGCGGAAGTCTAGCTCAGAATCAGCTCCTTGTAAAGCTCCAACAACCCAAACTCTTTGTCCCTCGGCTAATCGGAGCCTTTTCTTACTATCTTCAAATTTTTCACAGACTTGCTTACCCTTATCCTCCAAGACGTGGTTATGTTCCTTGGCAGGATTCAGTTGGACTCGTAgttgagtgttttccaactcGAGCTCTTTGATTTGGCTGGTAAGTTTGTCCATGTCCTCTTGTAGGATAGGCTCGGGCTCGGGCATCAACGGGAATGAAGAAGGATAAAAAAGAAACGACATCTTAACAATCCTAGCCCTCTCTTTTACCCACACAtagtagggttccttggctaggatTCTTTTCTTACCCCATTCATGGTCAATACGGACTATGCTTGTCCAAGCTTTTCTCACTCTTTTCACGTTTGAATCAAGTGGATCCACGGTATTGATGACAAATGGAATGAAATCTCTTTCCTCGGGGGACTCGTCATGGCGTACCCTAGTTGTCTCTTGAGTGtagcagggttgtagttgatgcaaccttgcGTTCCTATTAAGGGTACGTTAGAGAACTCTCCACATCTTACGATGACGTCCTTTGTATCCCATTCCCTCTTGTACCATAGAATTGAGTTGGCAGAGAGAGATGCGAATCTTTACGGCCATGTCAGTTTGTTTTCGGCGAAGGGTCCACTTTGAGGCATGCGGGGCCTCATCCAAAGATGTAGCATAGGAGCGTAACAAAGGAAAGTACCTCCCTTCTTCTCATGCCTTGTATGGAAGGTATGGTAGAAATCGGCAAGTAAAAAAGGCACCGGATTCTTCTTTAAAAAGACTTCAACTGTTAACTGATCCACAAACTTGTCCACATTTGGGAAGAGGACAATTCCATGAATCAAAAGTTCCAAAGTTGCACTACAAAAGTCGGGTCTTCCTTTTTTAATCATTTCCCAAGCGTGGGCTTCTAGGAACTTTTAATTTAAACCTTTGATGGATCCTTTAATGCCCCAATTATCCACTAGCTTGTTGGCATTGATACCCAAGGTGAGTGAGAGCTCGGATAAACAGCATCATTCTTCCAACTTCGGGAAAGGGTTGTATTCTTTGATTGGTTGATTGAGGAGTCTCTCGAGGTCTTCCAAggttggagagatttggaagtCGGGGAAAGTGGAGCATCTTAAAGGGACGTCATAATATTGGGACATTGTAGTGATAACACCATAGTTAACCTTCTAGGTTAGAAGATCTATGATGTTCCCAAAATTGGCTCTAAACTTGTTGTCTTTGAGAGCTATGACCTTTGAATAGAGGACCTTTAATGAATTGATGTCGGGACTCTTGAAGCGGAAAATAGAAGTGCTTTTCCTTGTTGAAGTATCCATAATTGTGTCGGAAAATAGTCTTGTAATTCTGCGTCCGAAGAAACGAAAATTTTAAGAGCTttgcttattattttgatgatgaatgaatgtatgaatgaatgattggtttattatttccacgggattttaggcatgggttcatagttttggaccatcgtgacgaagcatggagttaataatgactgcttagtaaaccaaggttctcgctttgtgtgatctaaagcttttggaaaattgggtgtaagacactgcccctagagtcatggacttccttgactatcatccgcttatgtcaatttacttgccaggcgactgctccatcaaagtcatctattctaagtgagatcttcgtatcgacccttacgaggaaggcacctcggtggccgatactacgcgaccatcggtATAGGCTAGCCATAGTTTTAAAGGTTCTAAAAGAGGTCTTAGGGTCATTGACTCTAGTAAAAGAAAAGATGCTTACGTCGAAAGCACGATcgtcatcaatccccttaagagaatctaccactaagtgaggttctcgtacgaccctaacgaggaaggcacctcgcggatcaatactactcaacctctcctatctcaagtaaaactctcagactcgggtgggGAGTCCTTCGCACAAGGTTTTTCcctttgcaatcattattgctCCCAAAAATTCTTCGTCACAGAACCAAAGTTTCGGACCAACAGGcaaacaaagaaaatatgtaCAGGTTAGCAACAAAAGCagtatatataaaaaaatagaTAATAGATAAATCTCTACGCATGTAAAACagaaacaacccaaactaggctaaacttgcttagggaattttggtgtcgccagctgtcgctaccaggatttcacgataacgaaaccgggactaaagagatgccaaagagaggcaaagtcagaagagtcgccaccgaattttatttagtttacctctatcagagaggagaggggaaatagtcgataaaaccctcggaaaggagacgcgcacgggaagcgctaaaagagaataaggaatcagtcttacaaccgagatttgggttcggaagtcggttatgtaaggggaaggtattagcaccccttacgtccatgggaaccatttgggttgttttacatacatgggatttatctatcattattttattttcaaaagaatgtgtgaaaaaAGGGGGGTgttttgttattatagtgctcgccaaggattggggcccttgtgcctacgtatcactcattcggggatgaggaatcagagctccgtagtttggagtagaaaatgtttg includes:
- the LOC127136298 gene encoding uncharacterized protein LOC127136298, which gives rise to MSFLFYPSSFPLMPEPEPILQEDMDKLTSQIKELELENTQLRVQLNPAKEHNHVLEDKGKQVCEKFEDSKKRLRLAEGQRVWVVGALQGADSELDFRNEELDRASRIIKDLENTIERSNVMKKEAREDYEAQIFELRTTLKEYKDFLAKEQLEKEKIHRSFMRQQFNLGRACEQIKNLKRGIYDQAYVELQNKCKH